From Nguyenibacter vanlangensis, one genomic window encodes:
- a CDS encoding peroxiredoxin-like family protein gives MGLPVSDTPPTLRERFRRLEDERRRSWTAEALAVNLDQREALVRAHPQTRHVAAGDTLPPAVLHRTDGSPLALDDLVARGPAVLIFFRFATCPACNIALPYYRETLWPALAEAGIPLVAVAPQPEALLGEIVTRHALPFAVATDGGLALSRALGITYVFDDASRAAAEAKGGSSRQLNGTDAWELPKPTVIVLDPGRVARFVDIAPDWMDRTEAPAILAALGLSQDGQSRAA, from the coding sequence ATGGGTCTTCCCGTTTCCGATACTCCCCCGACGCTGCGTGAACGTTTCCGCAGGCTGGAAGACGAACGGCGGCGAAGCTGGACGGCCGAAGCCCTTGCCGTCAACCTGGACCAGCGCGAAGCGCTGGTGCGCGCGCACCCGCAGACCCGCCATGTCGCCGCCGGCGACACGCTGCCCCCGGCGGTGCTGCACCGGACCGACGGCAGCCCCCTGGCGCTGGACGACCTGGTGGCGCGGGGGCCGGCGGTGCTGATTTTCTTCCGTTTCGCCACCTGTCCGGCCTGCAACATCGCCCTGCCCTATTATAGGGAGACCCTGTGGCCCGCCCTTGCGGAGGCCGGCATTCCGTTGGTCGCGGTCGCGCCCCAGCCCGAAGCCCTGTTGGGCGAGATCGTCACGCGGCATGCCCTGCCCTTCGCGGTGGCGACCGATGGCGGGCTGGCGCTGTCCCGCGCGCTGGGCATCACCTATGTCTTCGACGATGCCTCGCGCGCGGCGGCCGAGGCGAAGGGCGGCAGCAGCCGGCAACTCAACGGCACGGACGCGTGGGAACTGCCCAAGCCGACGGTCATCGTCCTCGATCCGGGGCGTGTCGCGCGCTTCGTGGATATCGCGCCGGACTGGATGGACCGTACCGAGGCGCCGGCGATCCTGGCCGCGCTTGGCCTGTCGCAGGATGGGCAGTCCCGTGCCGCGTGA